A genomic segment from Alteribacillus bidgolensis encodes:
- a CDS encoding SDR family NAD(P)-dependent oxidoreductase — MRLQGKNAVVTGAASGIGKAAAIRMAEEGASVLLCDKNVIEGEGAAKRIQADGGTALFIETDVTDEDSVRQSLQYAFKQWGAIDILFNNAGVSGKEKKLHEISAEEWDQVINTNLKGVFLGIKSVVPFMLDQGKGTIINTSSVLGFKGKKRTGPYNAAKGGLVTLTKNAALEYGRYGIRVNAIGPGVIDTPIIDAWRKDEKKWQIISSANALGRIGKPEEVAEAVLFLACDEASFITGETLMVDGGGLTF; from the coding sequence ATGCGGCTGCAAGGAAAAAACGCGGTAGTCACCGGGGCAGCAAGCGGTATTGGCAAAGCAGCAGCAATAAGAATGGCAGAGGAAGGAGCTTCTGTCCTTTTATGTGATAAAAATGTAATAGAAGGCGAGGGGGCTGCTAAACGTATTCAAGCAGACGGGGGAACTGCTCTTTTCATAGAAACGGATGTCACAGATGAAGACAGTGTACGGCAGAGTTTGCAATATGCTTTCAAACAATGGGGAGCAATCGATATTTTGTTTAATAATGCTGGTGTTAGTGGAAAAGAAAAAAAGCTCCACGAAATTTCAGCCGAGGAATGGGACCAGGTTATTAATACAAATTTAAAAGGAGTGTTTTTAGGTATAAAATCTGTGGTTCCTTTCATGCTGGACCAGGGAAAAGGAACAATTATAAATACTTCAAGTGTATTAGGTTTTAAAGGGAAAAAACGAACGGGGCCATATAATGCAGCTAAAGGAGGACTTGTCACTCTTACAAAAAATGCAGCATTAGAATACGGCCGCTACGGCATTCGAGTGAATGCCATCGGCCCTGGGGTCATTGATACGCCAATTATCGATGCTTGGAGAAAAGATGAAAAAAAATGGCAGATTATTTCATCTGCGAACGCGCTTGGAAGAATTGGAAAGCCAGAGGAGGTGGCAGAAGCTGTCTTATTTTTAGCTTGTGATGAAGCATCCTTTATAACTGGTGAAACGTTAATGGTTGATGGCGGAGGATTAACTTTCTAA
- a CDS encoding SDR family oxidoreductase, producing MSIIQQLFNLENKTAIVTGGGRGLGRQMALAYADAGANVVICSRKVQACEEVAEEITKKGTKGLALPFDVTDQEQVHRTVKETIDEFGAVDILVNNSGASWGASTLEMPIDAWHKVMNVNVTGTFLMTKAAGKHMVDQKSGKIINIASIAGLKGVDPKIMDAIGYNASKGAIVTFTKDLAAKWGASNVNVNAIAPGFFPTKMSKGVLEMGGDAIIECTPLQRLGGDEDLMGAALFLASKASDYVTGEILAVDGGMNAV from the coding sequence GTGAGTATCATTCAACAGTTATTTAATTTAGAAAACAAAACAGCCATTGTTACAGGGGGCGGTCGTGGACTTGGCCGTCAGATGGCGTTGGCATACGCAGATGCAGGTGCAAATGTAGTTATATGTTCTAGAAAGGTTCAAGCATGCGAAGAAGTTGCTGAAGAAATAACAAAAAAAGGAACTAAAGGACTAGCCTTGCCTTTCGACGTAACGGACCAAGAACAAGTGCATCGCACAGTGAAAGAAACAATAGATGAATTTGGTGCGGTGGATATTTTGGTGAATAACAGCGGTGCTTCTTGGGGGGCTTCGACATTAGAGATGCCAATAGACGCTTGGCATAAAGTAATGAATGTTAATGTAACCGGCACGTTTTTAATGACAAAAGCAGCTGGAAAACATATGGTAGATCAAAAATCAGGAAAAATTATTAACATTGCTTCTATAGCGGGCTTAAAAGGAGTAGATCCCAAGATTATGGACGCGATCGGGTACAATGCAAGCAAAGGAGCAATAGTAACCTTTACAAAAGACTTGGCTGCGAAATGGGGAGCTTCCAATGTAAACGTAAATGCGATTGCTCCGGGATTTTTCCCTACGAAAATGTCAAAAGGTGTCTTAGAAATGGGAGGAGATGCAATCATAGAATGCACTCCTTTACAGCGATTAGGGGGCGATGAAGATTTAATGGGGGCTGCTTTATTCCTTGCTTCTAAAGCATCTGACTATGTGACCGGGGAAATACTTGCCGTGGACGGCGGGATGAATGCTGTTTAA